From Variimorphobacter saccharofermentans, one genomic window encodes:
- a CDS encoding endonuclease VIII — translation MLEIPESAVIVKQLNQTIKGKTIRYVKANQSPHSFAWYYGNPEEYDELLSGKIIGMSYARAGMIEIHVEDCRIVFGDGTTPRYYDDLKKIPKKHQLYVEFDDGTALVCTIQMYGGIWAFHEGEFDNPYYIGAKEKPSPLTDQFDYEYFKGLRTDKTSKLSSKAFLATEQRIPGLGNGVLQDILFLAGIHPKRKMKDVSEEEFQALFKTVKGTLLHMTEQGGRDTEKDLFGNFGGYQTYLSKKTAFTPCTKCGYELHKESYLGGTIYYCEKCQS, via the coding sequence ATGTTAGAGATTCCAGAGAGCGCTGTCATCGTTAAGCAGTTAAATCAAACCATTAAAGGTAAAACTATTCGCTATGTGAAAGCAAATCAATCACCACATTCCTTTGCGTGGTACTATGGCAATCCGGAAGAATATGATGAATTACTTTCCGGTAAAATCATAGGTATGTCCTATGCAAGAGCCGGTATGATTGAAATTCATGTGGAAGATTGCAGAATCGTATTCGGAGATGGTACCACACCTCGTTATTATGATGATCTTAAGAAAATACCCAAGAAACATCAGCTATATGTAGAGTTTGATGATGGAACAGCACTGGTGTGTACTATTCAGATGTATGGTGGGATATGGGCATTCCATGAAGGTGAATTCGACAACCCTTACTATATTGGAGCAAAGGAAAAGCCTTCTCCGTTGACGGATCAGTTTGATTATGAATATTTTAAAGGCTTAAGAACGGATAAGACGAGTAAATTATCTTCGAAAGCCTTTTTAGCAACAGAGCAGAGAATACCCGGCTTGGGTAATGGAGTGCTACAGGATATTTTGTTTTTGGCCGGAATACATCCCAAGAGAAAAATGAAGGATGTCTCCGAAGAGGAATTCCAAGCTCTGTTTAAGACAGTCAAAGGTACACTTTTACATATGACGGAACAGGGAGGAAGAGACACGGAAAAGGACCTCTTTGGCAATTTTGGAGGGTATCAGACCTATCTTAGCAAGAAGACGGCATTTACACCTTGCACAAAATGTGGCTATGAACTACACAAGGAGAGTTATCTGGGAGGTACCATATATTATTGTGAGAAGTGTCAGTCTTAG
- a CDS encoding DUF6054 family protein has translation MAKYEKHLQGDFHELLQWIHSDITKGSVSASFEDGSDITLGRTMIAVRVYERYSVAGGNRVSLNVTLVGDDRELIVSAITSGGSQALFFKINTWGEETFLEQCRESVERYIRTHS, from the coding sequence ATGGCTAAATATGAAAAACATTTACAAGGAGATTTTCATGAACTACTACAATGGATACACAGTGATATTACCAAAGGAAGTGTTTCTGCCAGCTTTGAAGACGGAAGTGACATTACTTTAGGCCGGACAATGATAGCAGTCAGAGTATATGAAAGATACAGCGTGGCAGGTGGCAATAGAGTAAGCCTGAACGTTACCCTGGTTGGCGATGACAGGGAACTCATTGTATCCGCCATAACCTCCGGAGGGAGTCAGGCACTCTTTTTCAAAATTAATACTTGGGGTGAGGAAACCTTTCTTGAACAATGCAGAGAATCGGTAGAACGTTATATTAGGACTCACTCTTAA
- a CDS encoding DUF3795 domain-containing protein: MRNVTICGEYCDGCQHLVNDECAGCREEAGCVKMWESGCTIYQCAADKQLFHCGFCADFPCKMLIDTTSKWNSNGINHLEELMKEQSVVQSRCGLLCNECEYKETCGCGGCLETKGHPFHGECPVAICCQNNGYMHCGECPNMPCEQLYTYSCLDQEHGDKPSGGRLGVLRCWARNQT, from the coding sequence ATGAGGAATGTAACGATATGCGGAGAGTATTGCGATGGTTGTCAACACCTTGTAAACGATGAATGTGCAGGATGCAGAGAAGAAGCCGGTTGTGTTAAGATGTGGGAGAGCGGTTGTACCATCTATCAATGTGCTGCAGATAAGCAACTATTTCATTGTGGATTTTGTGCTGATTTTCCCTGCAAAATGTTGATCGATACCACAAGTAAATGGAATTCGAATGGAATAAATCACTTGGAAGAATTAATGAAGGAACAGTCAGTTGTTCAATCAAGGTGCGGACTTCTGTGCAACGAATGTGAATATAAAGAAACTTGTGGATGTGGAGGATGCTTGGAAACTAAAGGTCATCCGTTCCATGGTGAATGCCCTGTTGCAATATGCTGTCAAAATAATGGATACATGCATTGCGGGGAATGTCCCAATATGCCATGTGAACAGCTTTATACCTATTCATGCCTTGATCAGGAGCATGGAGACAAACCTAGTGGTGGAAGACTTGGGGTATTACGTTGCTGGGCGAGAAATCAGACATAA
- a CDS encoding chemotaxis protein CheW — protein sequence MEKELIFNGESVEIELLLFKVGGFSYGVDINDIKEILPYNKKATPIPNAHPFIEGIIMPRDFLIPIISLEKSLKLEASDEAKNEMLIVTSIKDQNIAFHVDSVLGIQRIMTTDIIKPGKKVSTSLRDVIIGIYKNDTLKAEILEFRKIINEINPTMVLA from the coding sequence ATGGAGAAGGAGCTAATCTTTAATGGAGAATCAGTCGAAATTGAGCTACTACTGTTTAAAGTAGGGGGTTTCTCTTATGGAGTTGACATTAATGACATAAAAGAAATACTACCGTATAATAAAAAGGCCACACCTATACCTAACGCGCATCCTTTTATCGAGGGAATCATAATGCCGCGTGATTTTTTGATTCCGATTATCAGCTTAGAAAAAAGTCTAAAACTGGAAGCTTCTGATGAAGCAAAGAATGAGATGCTGATCGTAACGAGCATAAAGGATCAGAATATTGCATTCCATGTTGATAGTGTGTTGGGAATTCAAAGAATCATGACAACTGACATTATAAAACCAGGTAAGAAAGTCAGCACGAGTTTAAGAGATGTTATTATAGGGATATATAAAAATGATACCCTGAAGGCAGAAATACTTGAATTTAGAAAGATTATCAACGAGATCAATCCAACCATGGTTCTTGCGTAG